The genomic window CGCCGACACCCGGTCTAGCTGCTCCTATGTATCTGCGCATAAGCTGCATCCCCCAACTCCTCAGTCACCTCGCGCCCCAAGCGATCTGCCGCCACAATGGCCGCCCGCAGCTTTTCGGCGCTTACTTCCATAGGCATGTTCGCCATAAACGGGAAGGCCAGAGCGGCCTCGACCACCGCATCAATGCTTACGGCATCGTCAGCCGAGAGCGCAAGCTGACCCAGGTGTACCGGGAGTCCCACGTTGACAAAAAAGGCCGTGGCGCGTCGCGCCTCATCATGCCAATTCTCCAGCGCCAGCTGCGCGAGGACACCCATGGCCACCATCTCGCCATGGAGAAACTGCTTATGCACGTGGTCCAATACCGTGTAGGCCTGGGCAAAGCCATGGCTCGCCGCCAAACCGCCGCACTCAAATCCAATACCACTTAACAGGGTGTTGGCCTCGACGATCCGCTCCAGGGCCTCGTCAATGCTCCCCGAGGCCAGGGCCGCCAGGGCCGCCTCACCATCGCGGTACACCGTCTCGGCACAGAGCTGCGCAATAGCGGCGCCCGCAAGGGTCGGCCTTGCACCAAAGGCCGTCACCGCAGCGGGGTTTTTGGAGCAGGCCCGTGCCTCGTACCAGGTCGCCATGGCGTCACCCATACCCGCAATGAGATAGCGGGCCGGTGCGGCGGCAACCACCGCAGTGTCCATCAGAACCAGCGCCGGGTTTTCCGTGAATACCTCAAAGGCCTCCGTAACGCCCTCGGGCGTATAGATGACCGAGGCCGCGGAACAGGGCGCATCATTCGAAGCGAGAGAAGGGACCACCACCGACGGAACCCTCAGACGGTGCGCGATGCTCTTCCCCGCATCCACCACCTTGCCACCACCCAGAGCGATCACCGTTGCGGGAGCGGCGTCCGAGGCAAGGAGTGCGTCCGTGTGGGCGTTGATTTCGGCGAAGGAACATTCGCCGCCAAAGGTGAGAATCGTCGCAGAAATACCCGCATCCTCAAGGCTCTGCAGCAGAACGGCGCCCTCTGCCTGCTGGCTGCGGGCGGAGAGCAACACCGCACAGGAATCAAAACCCAGCTTGCGCAGATAGCTTCCCGTTTGCCCGATAACCCCGGGGGCCTGCACATAGCGACGGGGGCTCCCAAAAACCCTGGGCAAGCCCTGGGCTGCGGTGGGTAAGGCAAAAAGTTCAAGAGCAGCTGTCTCGCCACCTTCGCCACCTTTGCCACCTTCATACTGCTGTGACTGTTGCGCATCAAAAGCCATGAGTAATCTCTTTTCTTTGTTCGGGCAAAGTTTAAGGCAAATACCCACCGCCCGCCGCTTCATGGCAAAATTGCGCGCCCAGACCCCAGCATGGAAACCCCAATGTCCAACCCGCTTCTAGCCGATGGCCCTCTACCGCAATTTCAATCCATCCTGCCCGAGCATGTGGAACCGGCCATCGATGAGCTTCTGGCCCTCAACCGGGAGCAAATTATCCAGCGGCTGGAATCCGACGAAACACCCAGCTGGGAAAATTTTGTGGAGCCGCTGGAGCTTCTGGATAACCGCCTGTCCCGGGCCTGGTCACCGGTGTCTCATCTTAACGGCGTACTGAACAGCGAAGCGCTCCGGGAAGCTCACAGCGCCTGTCTGGCCAAGCTCTCGGATTTCAGCACGGAAATGGGCCAGAACGAAGCGCTGTATGAGGCCTACAAAGTGGTGGCAGAACATGCCGACGTGCTCAACGCCGATCAGAAAAAGTTTCTGAGCAATGTTCTGCGGGACTTCAAGCTCTCGGGTGTGGACCTCCCCGAAGACAAGAAGCAGCGCTACAAGGAAATACAGCAATCACTCTCGGCGTTGTCGAGTGACTTTTCCAACAAGGTTCTGGATGCGGGCAACACCTGGAGCAAGGCGATCACGAACAGCGAAGAACTGGCGGGGCTACCCCAGACAGCCATGGACCTCGCAAAGCAGATGGCCGCCGACCGCGGCCTCGAGGGCTATCTTCTCACCCTGGATTTCCCTTCCTACCTGCCGGTGATGACCTACGCCGACGATGCCGTGCTCCGGGAGGAGATGTATCGCGCCTTTGCCACCCGGGCCAGCGATGAGGGTCCCCAGGCCGGGGAATTCGACAACACCGAGAACATGCGCGAGATTCTGGCGCTGCGTCACGAGGCGGCGCAGCTTTTGGGTTTTAACAACTACGCCGAGCGCTCCCTTGCCACCAAGATGGCGCGCAGCACCGACGAGGTCATGGGTTTTCTGAATGACCTGGCGCAGCGCTCCAAAGCCCAGGCCGAAGCGGAATTTGCGGAGCTCAAGGCCTACGCGGCCGAAGTGCATAATCATGGGGATCTTAAACCCTGGGACGTCGCTTACTTTAGCGAGAAGCTCCGCCAGCATCGCCACAACATCAGCGAAGAAGAGGTCAAACCCTACTTCCCCGTGAGCCGGGTGATTGCGGGTATGTTCGACGTCGTAGGAAAACTCTTCAGCGTCAGCTTCCACCGGGTCGACGATGTGGAGACCTACCACCCCGACGTCAGTTTCTATGAAATCCGCGACCCCGATGGCAGCGTGCGGGCGCAGTTTTACTTTGACCTCTGTGCCCGACAGCACAAGCGCGGCGGCGCCTGGATGGCGGACTGCCAGTCGCGTATGCAGACGGCCTCCTTCGAACAGATCCCCGTGGCCTATATGACCTGCAACTTCACACCGCCCGTTGGGGACGCCGATGTTCTCCTCAACCACCGCGAAGTGGAGACCCTGTTTCATGAATTCGGTCACGGACTCCACCACATGCTCACCCGCGTTAACTATCCGGGCATTGCCGGCATCAGTGGCGTCGCCTGGGACGCGGTGGAGCTGCCCTCCCAATTCATGGAGAACTACTGCTGGGAACGGGAAGCCCTGGATCTGTTTGCCGCACACCATGAGACGGGAGAGCGCATTCCCGAGGATCTCTACGAGCGCATGATCGCCGCCAAAAACTTCCAGTCGGGCATGATGATGGTGCGACAGCTGGAGTTCGCCCTCTTCGATTTCCGTATGCACCTTGAGTACGATCCCGCGACGGGCGATGCGATCTACAAGATTCTCGATGAAGTGCGAGAACAGGTGGCCGTGGTGCCCGCGCCGGCCTGGAACCGCTTTCCCCATGCCTTCTCCCACGTGTTTGGCGGCGGCTATGCCGCTGGCTATTACAGCTACAAGTGGGCCGAGGTGCTATCTGCAGATGCTTTCTCACGCTTTGAGGAAGAAGGCGTGTTTAACGAAGCCACGGGAAAACGCTTTCTCACAAGCATTCTCGAGCGCGGCGGTTCCGATGACGCCATGAACCTGTTTGTGGACTTTCGCGGCCGCGAACCCAAGGTCGATGCCCTCCTTCGACACACGGGCATCGCCGCTTAACCCGGCGGCACTTTTCTTCTCAGCTTATGCCGGGGCTGCTGCTCGGGCTGGACGTCAGGTTCAGGGACTCAAGAAACGCGCTCACAGGCGCCAGAGAACGAACAGGGTCCTCTTCCTGAGGTACGTGTCCCAGCCCCGGCAGCGTGACCAGGCGGCTGTCGGGGAGATTCGCCTGATAGTCGGCTGCGTTCTCGATGGGAATGGCGCCATCCTCCTCACCCCACAGCAACAGCACGGGCACAGGGATGCGCGATAGCAGGGGCCTTGGGTCCACCAGCACGGTCTGCGCCATGCGCTTAATCAACGCATCCCGGGACCCCGGGGCCAGCATCAGATCGTGGTAGCGCGATACCACGGCATCCGTAAGGATCTCGGGATTGCCGTAGGCGGGCCGCAGGCTCATCTCCAGCAAAAACCGCGGCAGCGTATAGCGCATGAGCTCTGTCATGG from Congregibacter litoralis KT71 includes these protein-coding regions:
- a CDS encoding glycerol dehydrogenase, yielding MAFDAQQSQQYEGGKGGEGGETAALELFALPTAAQGLPRVFGSPRRYVQAPGVIGQTGSYLRKLGFDSCAVLLSARSQQAEGAVLLQSLEDAGISATILTFGGECSFAEINAHTDALLASDAAPATVIALGGGKVVDAGKSIAHRLRVPSVVVPSLASNDAPCSAASVIYTPEGVTEAFEVFTENPALVLMDTAVVAAAPARYLIAGMGDAMATWYEARACSKNPAAVTAFGARPTLAGAAIAQLCAETVYRDGEAALAALASGSIDEALERIVEANTLLSGIGFECGGLAASHGFAQAYTVLDHVHKQFLHGEMVAMGVLAQLALENWHDEARRATAFFVNVGLPVHLGQLALSADDAVSIDAVVEAALAFPFMANMPMEVSAEKLRAAIVAADRLGREVTEELGDAAYAQIHRSS
- the prlC gene encoding oligopeptidase A, producing MSNPLLADGPLPQFQSILPEHVEPAIDELLALNREQIIQRLESDETPSWENFVEPLELLDNRLSRAWSPVSHLNGVLNSEALREAHSACLAKLSDFSTEMGQNEALYEAYKVVAEHADVLNADQKKFLSNVLRDFKLSGVDLPEDKKQRYKEIQQSLSALSSDFSNKVLDAGNTWSKAITNSEELAGLPQTAMDLAKQMAADRGLEGYLLTLDFPSYLPVMTYADDAVLREEMYRAFATRASDEGPQAGEFDNTENMREILALRHEAAQLLGFNNYAERSLATKMARSTDEVMGFLNDLAQRSKAQAEAEFAELKAYAAEVHNHGDLKPWDVAYFSEKLRQHRHNISEEEVKPYFPVSRVIAGMFDVVGKLFSVSFHRVDDVETYHPDVSFYEIRDPDGSVRAQFYFDLCARQHKRGGAWMADCQSRMQTASFEQIPVAYMTCNFTPPVGDADVLLNHREVETLFHEFGHGLHHMLTRVNYPGIAGISGVAWDAVELPSQFMENYCWEREALDLFAAHHETGERIPEDLYERMIAAKNFQSGMMMVRQLEFALFDFRMHLEYDPATGDAIYKILDEVREQVAVVPAPAWNRFPHAFSHVFGGGYAAGYYSYKWAEVLSADAFSRFEEEGVFNEATGKRFLTSILERGGSDDAMNLFVDFRGREPKVDALLRHTGIAA